From Triticum aestivum cultivar Chinese Spring chromosome 4A, IWGSC CS RefSeq v2.1, whole genome shotgun sequence, a single genomic window includes:
- the LOC123084209 gene encoding sphinganine C4-monooxygenase 1-like, which produces MASESSQHMLLSSNTQRGRPGEGSPDDYAWHRCMHLNKFLYQHVHSWHHRVIVPCALGVQYNHPVEGLLLDTVSSVVTFLAPGMSPHVSIFFLTLCTVKGVDDHYGLWLPGNVFHLCFWNNTAYHDAHHLSRAGRYNFWQPFFVTWDKVFGTHMPYVVEHRPQGGLHVRPMEALNYVYIVFQI; this is translated from the exons ATGGCGTCGGAGTCGTCCCAGCACATGTTGCTGTCGAGCAACACCCAGCGAGGTCGCCCCGGCGAAGGATCGCCGGACGAT TACGCATGGCACCGGTGCATGCACCTCAACAAGTTCCTGTACCAGCACGTCCACTCATGGCACCATCGCGTCATCGTGCCCTGCGCCTTGGGCGTGCAATACAACCACCCTGTGGAGGGTCTCCTCCTCGACACCGTCAGCAGCGTGGTCACCTTCCTCGCCCCCGGTATGTCGCCCCACGTCTCCATCTTCTTCTTGACACTCTGCACCGTCAAGGGCGTCGACGACCACTACGGGCTGTGGTTGCCGGGGAACGTGTTCCACCTCTGCTTCTGGAACAACACGGCGTACCACGACGCCCACCATCTATCGCGCGCCGGCAGATACAACTTCTGGCAGCCCTTCTTTGTGACGTGGGACAAGGTGTTTGGGACGCACATGCCTTATGTGGTCGAGCACAGGCCCCAAGGAGGGCTCCATGTGCGTCCCATGGAAGCCCTTAACTATGTATATATTGTTTTTCAGATTTGA